CCTTCACATTACCTGACACTGAAGCAATAGCTAAATGTTTGCTCACATTGCTGAGAATAACCTTGGGTGCATATGCTGTTAGAGCCACAGTTACCCAAATGATAAGCCAGCTTGTGTAAATAATACAGTGGAGATGCTGATTAAACATATTCCAGCTGCATGCAGGATGGGGTACCCTTTGACAGAAATCAGTCCAGATTTCTTGCATTGTAACAAAAACTTGTTCTCCTTGCTGCCTCACAATGTGATCAAAGTATTTGtggaatgtaaatgtatttgttttaatgtcatcagAAGTTAAAGAAAAAGGCACGctttaaacatttttcattgtttagaAAGCATTTCtgtaaaacagcagcatttaGGTGGATGAAGATTTGCAATGAAAAAAATAGTTATGTAAAAATGAAAGTatatagaatatatatatatttttacatgtggACACTGATTATAACACAAAACAGACTATAAAACATACAATGAATTAGGAAAGAAATTTAGTGCATCTTTGAACTTCATCCCAGCAGCATGTGAAAAGTAAAAGTTGTAAGGTACAAATGACGAAAGTGAAAATTAATTCATGCAAGACTTTATGGGTTTATATAAGTTTGAAAAATGGAACCTGATATCATTACTGTACTTTTGTACTTACTGTACTTTTTGCATTGAAATctaaactttattattatttatttttactgagtCTTTCATATTTTAGTGCTGCTCTTTGATTTTTGTCTCTGACGTATAAAAGAATAAATGTATCAGCACCCAGACTTAATGTATTTGCTCACCTCTAGGCACTGAAATGCATTTGAGATTCTTTAAATACTGGCTACAAGAGTttacaaataaattataaaGTTACTACAAGCAGTAAACTGTATCAATACTATACTTATCTTTTTTAGAACATAATACTAATATACTCATAATAGTCTTTTTTGTGCCTTTAATTTTCTTAATGTAAACCTAGTGTCTTAATTTTATACGTTTatgtaaaaatacacacaacacatcTATTTAGTAACTGCTATAAAACAAACTTGTTTGTATTTGTAAAGATAGTCTAGTAACATCCTCTGTCGATAATTCAAAAGTCTTTTGGGTGGGCATTTCTCATTTTAAAGTACTCTGTGTAAAAGTTGGTTGTCCAAAGTTGGTCaaatttgtgtttctttaagtCAACTTGTCTACAACACACTcaagaaaataattaattatacCGCTAATAGTAATACTCAATTTTTTATGTGCATCCACAGGTCTCCACTATCATGTCAGGGACATCTGTTTTGACAATGCTGTGCTGAGAGTTGAAGTAAACCATGGAGAGTGGTCGACGCTCTGTGGGAACGCAGCATGAGGCTGTAGCTGTGTTAATACCATTGACTTTGAGTTGGCTGAAGACAGCAGCATGGAATGAGGATGCTATACCCGGGGAACCAGACAGATGTTGGGGGCAATGTCCCATGCAGTAGTTCATATGATAGCCTTCAGGCGCAATGATCCACTCATCCCACTGGATGTCTTTAAACTTAACGTAGAAGTCTCTCTTGCAGCAGACTGTTACATCGTCACCGCAACGCACTGAGCGCTTCCTGAGCAAATGCTTGGAGTGGTCATCACGGAGACGCACCTGAGCCACCAGGAAGGGCTGGTAGGGGGTTTCAGCAGAGCCATCTAGGAAGCAAAGGTTCTGTCCGTCTTCTTCACAGGTGACCTCCagctgcagccgatgttggccCCCATCCAAGAAGGCTTGCAGGGTGTGGGTGACGGAGAAAGTGTGCCAGTTACTCTCCTTGACGTGCAACATCTTTTCCATCACCAAGGTCCGATTAGAGCCTGAGATGTCACCATCTGCGGAGAGAAAAACCTGGGCAAGGAGACGAGAGTTCCGTTGTGGGTCCTCAGAGGCACGGGCATAGATCCACAAAGAGGACTGGAGGACCTGGATACTTTGGCCACGTTCCTGCAGAAACTGAAAGGTAAGGCTAAGGCTTGCCTTGTCACGGCTCTTTGCATCATCTATGAAACAATGACaattaagaaaaacacacaatgttaATATTTGGAAAAACTTCATAGCTCATCACCTTTCTTACCCTTATAAAATTAATGGAAGTGTCAATCCTCTTTCACTGTTTTAAGCATTTTACCTTATGGTTAACTTTTCCTACAATacagcacaagggatattgtatttaaaagttTAGGCAGATTACATATGTAtttgattttaaatataaagacCCAAATGCAAGTCCTGTAGCAAGCAGCCATCTTCAGACTTCTTCTAATTTAAATGCACTGTTGCATTTTATGTTGTGAATATGTATAACAGATTTTGGAGACCCCAGCAACAGGAGCCTTTTGACAGAGGGCTTGTAGTCATTTGCACTCCTCTTTGCAGAAGCTGTCTATGCACTTCATAAAGtgccatcttctatggtgtggtctgctggggaggcagcatctctgctggggacaggaagagactgaacaggctgatccgaagggccagctctgttctgggatgccctctggacccagtggaggtggtgagtgacaggagaatagtggctaagctgtcatccctgttggacaacatctcccaccccatgcatgagactgtgacagcactgagcagctccttcagtgggagactgcggcacccacagtgtgggacggagagatttcgcaggtctttcctccccactgctgtcagactccacaataaagacttttgcagcggatcaaacacacaaacccacacatgtgcaataagactgctatatgtgcaattcttcttctgacgaagttgtatttttgtattttcctactcagctgtatatagtatttgtatttctattttattctattatatattttattctattctattttattctattgtatatagtattttattttattttattttattttattttattttattgcattccagtgttttctcatttctgctacataactttgcacttttgctgtaacaaaacaaatttcccacctgtgggactaataaaggccatcttatcttatcttataaagATTTTGATTTACATATTCATTCTTGTCTTTGTCTCCCACCCAACTCCAAATCAGAATCTTATCACCACAACCTGCACGAAATTACGTAAATTCCCTTTTTATTACTCTCTCATGTAAATCTTGTTAAAAGTGCAACAATGTAACACTGAAAGATAGATTCGTTTTAATGCTTGCTTACCACCAGTTCACGTATTTCCACTTTAAAAGGCAATAAAATATGTAGTTTGCCCAAGGGGAGCAAACCTTTTTGCATGTAAGTAACGATAGATACTTGGATCCTTAATATTACAATATACTTCTTTGTACTACACCATATAGAATAGTTCAGGGAAACCCTAGCCTTATGTTAATATCTTACGCAGGAAAAGAGAGCTCATTAATCACAACGCGCTCTCCTGTAGTGTTATTGTGCCATGCGAAAACAGCTTTATAGCACAGAAAGTGGATACAAGACTTACTTATATCTGCAAAGCTCACTATTTCATAGCCTTGATCTCTGGTTGGTATATTGTTTTCTAGTTCAAGGGTACCATCCTGTCTGACGCGCCCCGAGTGAAGTTTGCGCAGCGCCGTGAGGAGCGCGACCCGGGGCACTGTATGAGTGATGTTTGGTTTCTCTTTCAGGTGCAGTTTGTCCAAAAGTTGCTGCTTGGCGAATTCTATCATCATCCTTTCCTCTGCGTCCTTATCCATCGCTGACAACCTGCAAGACGCGCAGCCCGGGGAGCCACTGACCCAGAGACCCTTAAACAGCAACGGTGCCAACAGGAGGAACGCTGAGAGTGACAAAGACATGGCCATCTTCGATCTTGAAGTAAATAACTGCGTATTTGTACTCGGGCTGAGGTTACTAATAAACGTCTAGACTTCTAAAGTGGACAACcaataaaaaaatctttaagtCCTTCCACTTCTGAGTTGTTCTTTGCGAAAAAAAAGTCTCCCAAATGTCAGAAGTCCTTGTTGATAGCTCGTGAAGAGAGGAGCTGAGTGATGTTTCACCCTCCTGATGGTAAAGATATCTGGGGTAATCCACCAAAACTGGTGACACGTTGGAAGGATGCACCAATGAGCGCATCGGGAAGCTTGGAAATTACTGGCAAAACATCTCTGTCCTCTCTCACAACACACGCACGGGCACACgcaacacacacgcacgcaacACGCGTTCACATGTAGGTTACTGTCTCACAGTCACTGCATACACGTGCTACATGATATCACACGCTGCTTTAGATTAATTACTACGCAAGTCCATGGCTGGTTTGGACACATATCGGGAAAGCCCGATAAGGTCTTGAGTTTATCACAACAGGTATTTTCTGTGCCACGTTGCCCCACTTCAGTGCCACTGATACGTAACCTGCCAGCGCTCTTGTCGATCAAAGTTGAAATTCTCTGCCCTTTAACCTACATACAGAATACTCGTGTCCCATAGTCACCAAGTAATTGAATCCGTGGGCTTTAGCTTAACCTGAGCGAAAACACTCGAGGATATGAGGCGGAGAGTTTTACGCGGTATTTGAAACACGTTCCGTCATGTTTCCTGCAAGGTGTCATAATGTCGTGCAGTAAAACGAtgcctcgtgtgtgtgtgtttgcgggagagaaagagaaagctggGAAAAGGCGAACCCTGCCTTCATGTCGGTACATGATTTGTCTGTCTGGGTTCTCACAAAAGTGCTGAGCCAGCTTGACATAGCCTACTAAAGATAACGCTGCCAATAACCTGGACACTGTATGCACTTAAATAGGCAAAACTACGTTAAGGTGACCCTCTTTTCATCATGTCGGGGTCCAGGTCCAGTGTAAGCAGGAAAAACAATGACTTCCACAATCATTTAACATATAAACTACATACATATCATGCAAATAATAATTGTGAAACATTATTCTAAAGCGGTCACGTGTTGATTGTGTGCACATCTCCACAGACATAAACTGTATGGATCACAAGACGGGTTGCATgcgtttttcatttcttttattttctttgtgttcAGGTTTAGTGTTAAATGTGAGACAAGGCCTTATCATGTTAAAGGAGTACTTGCCTGCCCACGTGTGGGGCATTTTGAGAATTACAACTGACCTCACCAAGTGGTGTCAAAGAATGTGCCCAATACATGTGAATAAATTAAACGTAAAGCTAAATTTTTccaagggggggggggggggggggggtgtttgaAAAATAAGGTTAAAATCAGCGTATTTTTAATTACTGCCGTGAGtacaaacaatatatatatatctattgATATTAAATGTTTATTACATAGACTAGATGTTATAGGCTATAAGGAGAAAAATATTATCTTAAGAAAAGTGAAATCGTTACATTTTATAGTATTTAAACAACTTTGAATGACAAATCTTCGACAGAAGTGGCCAGCTGTCAAATTACATCCCAGTGATAGATTTCCAAACATATATCACTGAGATGTAACGAAACTGCAGTTTACATTTTAACGCTTGATGCACAAAACAAAGTTCTCATGCATCCTGTAGGCTACGTATCTGTACGACTAGGAGGTACGCCGCTGACGTAAACTGTcggtgagggggaaaaaagtgacgCTGACACACACAAGCCGGAGCCCTGACGGGGGAATAgcgttttgtttcttttttctttagttttgtgtcatttattcTTTAGCgttttgttgttatttagcAGTATTCCTGCCTCGGACTCGACCGCCGTGTTCTTCAGCGCTTGCTATTTCGCATTAACGTCCATGCTGCTCTCCCCTCACGCGGCGCTATTTTGACAGTCGGGGTCGCGGTGAGCCAACTCAAGCTAGCAGCACCATTATATTACCATCGGTAAGTCATTTGGAAAGCTTGCTAACCGTACTAGCTAGCACCTTCTATTTTGAGACCTGACAGTGCTCGTACATGTTTACAGCAAGTTTCACCATTCTGTGATCCACGGCACACTCTTATTGAACAGCAAGTTGTAATATTAACGCTGTGTTTCATGGACGCTGAGTAGCTAGCGTCCACTGAAAAGAAAAGGCTAGCTAGCGGGCTAGTATTAGCTGGGTAGCTAATTATACACGCCGGACGAGGCAGGCTAATGCTGTGAGCTAGCTATTGTTAGCATAGAGCCAAGCTAATATTTTCAGTCAGCTGCACAGCTACGACTCTGACCAAACTGCCATCTGTTTTCTTCAGACCCAAGTTGAAGGATTCTCCACGCAACTCAAGACATACTGCCAACAACACGGTAAGCCGAACCGCGAAGATGACTCAAGAGCCACTATCTTTAATATGTAACGCAATGTTAAGCACCATCTTTAAAGTCCGCCTTCTCTATGCCAGGCACGAGATGGCCATGTTAACATTTTATCCTACCAATCGTGACCGAGAAGGTTCACTAAAACCCTGCGAATATTTGCTTTTTCCGAAGCGATTAACTATCTGGATGAATCAGAATTAAGTAATTGTTAATTGCTTGTGGCTCTTCATTGAAGTCATACTCAAAACATACACTCGGTACAACAAAGTCTTATTTATTGACGTGTGTGACTTTCATATAACAACTCAAGACTAGAAACTTCAGCTAACAAGGTTGAGACATTAATACAAACCAACGGAAAGTTACAGAGCTGTAGTGTTTGTATAGGACTGAGTGCCGGTGGGTTGTATGGCGGAATGCAGGTTGTACTACAGTACTAAGCAGTCTTCACTGCTCCAAGCAATTAAGGTTGTATTGTGTTAAGTGTTTTCATTAGCTTGCTTTTTGGCATTCAAGACTAAGTAAATATGAGTGATTTTAAGCCTTGGCTCTTCCAGTCTCAATTCCTTATTCATTATTAGTGACTCAGAGCTGGCTACAGATTTGTGCCCCAGTAAATTGTATATAAAACACACTGTTGTAAGTGATCGAGAAAAAAATTGGGTTTTCTCAAGACATGCTTCACACGTGGTCATCACTCTCCGAGTCTTGGCTTTAGCTTTACTTTTTTGAAACTCAAGCCTAAAATAGGCAGcaacagtgctgtgaaaaacaaGGTGGGATCACAGCACAGAATAAGTGATTCAAACATCTGCTCTGGGAAAATGACATGTGTGCCtgggaaaacaacaaaaaaaataacccCAAACATATCAATTGGTGTTGGCTAGTCATGTGACAAGGAGAATTGATAAGCGGCAAGCAGGGACTTTCATTTTAGTTCCATTTGATGTTGAGATTGTCATGAAAATGCTTCCCAGTTGGATTAATAGTAGTCCAAGGTGATAACCCTAATAAAACAATGTTAGCTTTTCTGGTTTAAAGCACTGTTACTACTTTATCATCAAATTTTCCCCCAATACAGctttattttcttaaatattttgtAAGCAGCACAGAGTATGATTGTTGGTGTCAGGGCAGTATCATTGAAAAGTATGGTCCATTGTAAGATCTGTAGGAGGTGAGTCATTGAATCAACAGTCTACTGTTGCTAAGGCCACCAATGAGAAAGATGGAGTAACCTGCCTCTCTGTCAACATATTTCCCTCCCTTATACCCTGCAGCTTATGGATCTTTTTGCATCTACATAAATTTATGAAACTGTGAAGCGTCGATTGTTTATGGAGTTTTATGAAAATCAGAAAATTTGTGGATTACTGCCTGTTAAGTATATGTAATTTCATGTTCGTGTTTATCGTGGTTTGCAGGGTGCTTTCGCTTATTCTAGTAAATAATGTGGTTTTTATGCTAACTTGCTCACTTAAATGTATTTGCTTCCTGCATTCATGTATTCATACAAGCCAAGATGGCCACTGTAAGCATATTTTAAACCCAGAGTaatcaaaaaaagaaactctTATCCAATAAGATTATATCTGTGTATTTATCGCTCAGGTATCCATATCTGCTTCTGCCTCTGAATCTCTGTTTGCAGCAGCATAAGCAGAAGAGTGGCTTTTTCTAGAGAGATTTGAAGAGCTATTTATAGATCTCTGCCAAAGCACCAAGCGTggtgctgttgctgctgc
This genomic interval from Oreochromis niloticus isolate F11D_XX linkage group LG5, O_niloticus_UMD_NMBU, whole genome shotgun sequence contains the following:
- the LOC100710422 gene encoding inhibin beta B chain, producing MAMSLSLSAFLLLAPLLFKGLWVSGSPGCASCRLSAMDKDAEERMMIEFAKQQLLDKLHLKEKPNITHTVPRVALLTALRKLHSGRVRQDGTLELENNIPTRDQGYEIVSFADINDAKSRDKASLSLTFQFLQERGQSIQVLQSSLWIYARASEDPQRNSRLLAQVFLSADGDISGSNRTLVMEKMLHVKESNWHTFSVTHTLQAFLDGGQHRLQLEVTCEEDGQNLCFLDGSAETPYQPFLVAQVRLRDDHSKHLLRKRSVRCGDDVTVCCKRDFYVKFKDIQWDEWIIAPEGYHMNYCMGHCPQHLSGSPGIASSFHAAVFSQLKVNGINTATASCCVPTERRPLSMVYFNSQHSIVKTDVPDMIVETCGCT